In Cicer arietinum cultivar CDC Frontier isolate Library 1 chromosome 1, Cicar.CDCFrontier_v2.0, whole genome shotgun sequence, one DNA window encodes the following:
- the LOC101508695 gene encoding LOW QUALITY PROTEIN: senescence-specific cysteine protease SAG39 (The sequence of the model RefSeq protein was modified relative to this genomic sequence to represent the inferred CDS: deleted 1 base in 1 codon; substituted 2 bases at 2 genomic stop codons), which translates to MLSFPIYYKNPAMTTTITLSLVVLCNLWITASACPAMHTNISTDPEVVKXRYQTXLKGHGRHYRDGEKFKVCFDIYQSNVQFIEFYNSQNYSYKLPPANRFADLTNEEFQSTYQYQGYVPRLRVETEFMYHQHGDVPKSIDWRKEGAVTHVKDQGRSCWAFSAVAALEGINKIKTGKLVSLSEEQLIDWDTKRGNEGCEGGDMDIAFTYIKKHGELDTSKDYPYQGTDDNCNKAKAKNHVVTVNGYESVPACNEKMLKAAVAHQPVSVATDAGGYAFQFYSKGIFSGSYGKDLNHGMTIVGYGEESGEKYWLVKNSWTNDWGEESGYVRLKRDTKDKDGTCGIAMDATYPVKH; encoded by the exons ATGCTGTCATTCCCCATATACTATAAGAACCCAGCCATGACGACAACTATAACATTAAGCCTTGTTGTCTTGTGCAATCTATGGATAACTGCAAGTGCATGTCCTGCAATGCACACAAATATTTCAACTGATCCGGAAGTCGTGAAGTAGAGGTATCAAACTTAGCTGAAAGGGCACGGACGACATTACAGAGACGgagaaaaatttaaagtttgttTCGACATTTACCAATCAAATGTTCAGTTTATAGAGTTCTACAACTCTCAAAACTATTCTTACAAGCTCCCGCCGGCCAACAGGTTTGCAGATCTTACAAATGAAGAGTTCCAAAGCACCTATCAGTATCAGGGTTATGTACCGCGGTTGCGTGTAGAGACAGAATTCATGTATCACCAACATGGGGATGTGCCAAAAAGCATAGATTGGAGGAAGGAAGGTGCGGTTACACATGTCAAAGATCAAGGCA GAAGTTGTTGGGCATTCTCAGCAGTGGCAGCTCTGGAAGGCATCAACAAGATAAAAACAGGAAAGTTGGTTTCTCTGTCAGAAGAACAGCTGATAGATTGGGATACTAAACGTGGGAACGAAGGCTGCGAAGGTGGCGACATGGACATAGCATTCACCTACATAAAAAAACATGGAGAGCTGGACACTTCTAAAGATTATCCTTATCAAGGAACAGATGATAACTGTAACAAGGCCAAAGCTAAAAACCATGTTGTAACAGTAAACGGCTACGAAAGTGTACCTGCTTGCAATGAGAAAATGCTAAAAGCTGCAGTTGCTCATCAGCCTGTCTCCGTTGCAACTGATGCTGGAGGTTATGCATTTCAATTTTATTCAAAAGGTATCTTCTCTGGAAGTTATGGAAAGGACCTCAATCATGGCATGACTATAGTTGGTTATGGAGAAGAAAGTGGTGAAAAGTATTGGCTTGTGAAGAATTCATGGACAAATGACTGGGGTGAG GAATCTGGTTATGTTAGGTTGAAGCGCGATACTAAGGATAAAGATGGCACTTGCGGCATTGCCATGGATGCTACCTACCCTGTCAAGCATTAA
- the LOC101507538 gene encoding basic leucine zipper 34-like — MAQLPPKIPNMSPSWSDFSTHQNYMPTPISTMLPSNNIVNTNNYYHNHQHQHQHQNPSWVDEFLDFSSARRGAHRRSVSDSVTFLETPMIDDCRRGKHGGNNDDNEFDKFDDEQLMSMFNDDISGLHMPPTLSSSNPSSPSDQNFVNDDQKKINKQEKKENDLEDQKEVEEDEKQLKNEPDEVESPCKQENSQPQNNNNNVTSSNDRITDPKRVKRILANRQSAQRSRVRKLQYISELERSVTSLQAEVSVLSPRVAFLDHQRLLLNVDNSALKQRIAALAQDKIFKDAHQDALKREIERLRQVYHHQNLKNMENAAGSPLPSPSQTPICDAHTEKEQLLNGNTCAAVASKERLEETIVSALT, encoded by the exons ATGGCACAATTGCCTCCTAAGATCCCAAACATGTCACCAAGTTGGTCAGATTTTTCCACTCATCAAAATTATATGCCAACACCAATTTCAACCATGTTACCATCCAATAATATTGTcaatacaaataattattatcataatCATCAACATCAACATCAACATCAGAACCCTTCATGGGTGGATGAGTTTCTTGACTTCTCATCGGCAAGGCGAGGCGCTCACCGAAGGTCGGTGAGTGACTCAGTCACCTTCTTAGAAACACCTATGATCGACGATTGTCGACGTGGAAAACACGGTGGAAACAACGATGACAATGagtttgataaatttgatgacGAACAATTAATGTCCATGTTCAATGATGATATATCAGGTCTTCACATGCCACCAACTTTGTCTTCCTCAAACCCTTCGAGTCCTTCGGATCAGAACTTCGTCAATGATGATCAGAAAAAGATAAACAAAcaagagaagaaagaaaatgatTTGGAGGATCAAAAGGAagtggaagaagatgaaaaacaattgaaaaatgAACCTGATGAGGTTGAAAGCCCATGCAAACAAGAAAATTCACAGCctcaaaataacaataacaatgtTACTTCTTCTAATGATAGAATTACTGATCCCAAGAGAGTCAAAAG AATCTTGGCAAATAGGCAATCAGCACAAAGGTCACGTGTGAGGAAGCTGCAATACATATCCGAGCTTGAGAGAAGTGTAACTTCATTACAG GCGGAAGTTTCAGTGCTTTCTCCACGGGTAGCATTTTTGGATCATCAACGTTTGCTTCTAAATGTTGACAATAGTGCTCTCAAGCAAAGAATTGCAGCCCTTGCTCAAGACAAGATTTTCAAAGAtg CTCATCAAGATGCACTGAAGAGGGAAATAGAGAGACTAAGACAAGTATATCATCATCAAAACCTAAAGAATATGGAAAATGCTGCAGGGTCACCCTTACCATCCCCATCACAAACGCCAATATGTGATGCTCACACAGAAAAGGAACAACTTCTCAAT GGAAACACATGTGCTGCAGTGGCATCAAAAGAAAGGTTGGAAGAAACAATTGTGTCTGCTTTAActtga